From Fundulus heteroclitus isolate FHET01 chromosome 14, MU-UCD_Fhet_4.1, whole genome shotgun sequence, the proteins below share one genomic window:
- the LOC105923785 gene encoding uncharacterized protein LOC105923785: MNLFFLLFHLTSTVQGIFADEKPLPVHETEEDENFTLRWDSLSQTNMSLTNMICFLLLSPPKVLYEMKNGAEVPQSQDGWFSGRVHCDRDALREGRLRLHVSRLRTEDSGSYRCDLAAGYNQVLRRWELKASVNFILNVSKASHGDGSSSLNAPRPGLMVPPDDKQPKGDSRDSVTVAGFIIFILVADLAVGLVVCCLWRCFFRSPVKRTNGPTQDPDESMDLEISISDTEETNSMIHLSADHPPSTSVPDVQIHLIS, from the exons ATGAACTtattctttctcctttttcacCTGACCTCCACTGTTCAGG GAATCTTTGCTGATGAAAAACCTCTACCTGTTCATGAGACAGAAGAGGACGAGAACTTCACCCTCAGATGGGACAGCTTGAGCCAAACCAACATGTCCCTCACCAACATGATCTGTTTTCTCCTCCTGAGTCCTCCTAAAGTTCTGTACGAAATGAAAAACGGAGCAGAGGTCCCACAGTCTCAGGACGGATGGTTTTCAGGACGAGTTCACTGCGACAGAGACGCTCTGAGAGAAGGACGACTCAGACTCCATGTGTCCAGACTCAGGACTGAAGACTCTGGGAGTTACCGCTGTGATCTGGCTGCTGGTTATAACCAGGTGTTAAGGAGATGGGAGCTGAAGGCTTCAG TAAACTTTATCCTCAACGTGAGCAAAGCCTCTCATGGAGACGGCTCATCATCTTTGAACGCACCGCGGCCTGGACTCATGGTTCCTCCAG ATGACAAACAGCCCAAGGGAGATTCTCGGGATTCAGTTACGGTCGCCGGATTTATAATATTTATCCTGGTTGCTGATCTGGCTGTCGGTCTGGTGGTTTGTTGTCTCTGGCGGTGTTTCTTTAGATCACCTGTAAAACGAACCAATG GTCCAACGCAGGATCCAGATGAATCAATGGATCTAGAGATAAGCATCAGTGATACAGAGGAGACAAACTCCATGATTCACCTCTCAGCTGACCATCCTCCATCCACATCTGTTCCAGATGTTCAGATCCATTTGATCTCATGA